Part of the Streptomyces sp. NBC_01264 genome, TACCGGGTACACGCTCCCGTATCGCGGCGTGCGGCCCGGGCCCGGGCGGTGGCGGTGCTCGACCGGGTGGGCATACCCGACGCGGTACGCCGCTCCCGGGCGCGGCCGCACGAGTTCAGCGGGGGCATGCGGCAACGGGCCCTGATCGCCATGGCGTTGGCGTGCGAACCGAAGCTGCTGATCGCGGACGAGCCGACCACGGCGCTGGACGTCACCGTCCAGGCGCAGATCCTCGACCTGCTGCACGGGCTGCGGGAGGAGCGCCGGCTCGGGCTGCTGCTGGTCACGCATGACGTGGGGGTCGCGGCGGAGAACGTGGACGCGGTGCTCGTGATGCGGGACGGGGCGGTGGTGGAGCGGGGCCCGGTGGAGTCCGTGCTGTCGGCTCCGGCCGATCCGTACACCGCGGCGCTGCTGGCGGCGGTGCCGCGGCTCGACGCCGTGCGGGTGCCCCGGCCGGGGGCTGCACGGGCACTGCCCGTGCCCGCGCCTCAAACTCCCCCAGCTACCGCTGGGAGGGGCACCCGGACGGGGCTGGATTTCCCCGTCGTCGAGGCCTTCTCGCTCCGGAAGGAGTTCGGCCGCGGGAAGCGGCGGGTGGAGGCCGTGGGTGGGGTGTCGCTCGCCGTGCGGGGCGGGGAGACGCTGGGGATCGTCGGGGAGAGCGGCAGCGGCAAGAGCACGCTCGGGCGGATGCTCGTCGGGCTGCTGGAGCCCAGCTCCGGGCAGGTCCGGCGGGACGGGGCCGAGAGCGCCGGGGTGGTGCCCGGGGTGCAGATGGTGTTCCAGGACCCGGTGTCCTCCCTCAACCCGCGCCGCTCCGTCGGCGAGTCCATCGCGGACCCGCTGCGCGCGGCGGGGGAGCGGGACCGGTCGGCGATCCGGGCCCGGGTCGGCGAACTGCTGGTCCGGGTGGGGCTGGAGGAGGCGCACTACGACCGGTACCCGCACGAGTTCAGCGGAGGCCAGCGCCAGCGCGTCGGCATCGCCCGGGCGCTCGCGCCCAGGCCCCGGCTGATCGTCTGCGACGAGCCCGTCTCGGCCCTCGACGTGACCACGCAGGCGCAGGTCACCGCCCTGCTGGCGGAGCTCCAGCAGGAGCTCGGCATCGCGCTCGTCTTCATCGCGCACGACCTCGCGGTGGTGCGCCAGGTGAGCGACCGGGTCGCCGTCATGCGCGGCGGGGTGATCGTGGAGGAGGGCCCCGTCGACGAGGTCTACGACCGGCCGGCGCACGCCTACACCCGGGAGCTGCTGGCCGCCGTACCGTCCCTCGATCCCGCCCTGGCCGCCGGCCGCCGGCTCGGCCGGCGCCGCTCGGAGGGAGTCCTCGCGGGGGCCTCGTAGACCGGTCCTCAGTAGTTCTTAGCGTGCTCGAACGCGAACCGTACGGGAAAGTTACGACTCTTCACCCCTTCCGGTGGCGCGACGGACAACCGTCCGTCGCGCCTTCGGCATATCCGCTTGAGTTCGTATCCGGCGGGTCGCCGGACCGACGGAGACCGCCTGAAACGGGAGATCGGGGGTGCCACTCGTGCGGATCGGACTGCTCACGGAAGGTGGTTATCCGTATGCCACGGGGGAAGCGAGGCTCTGGTGCGACCGGCTCGTGCGCGGGCTTCCCCAGCACGAGTTCGAGCTCTACGCCCTGAGCCGCAGCGCCGAACAGGAGGAGCGCGGCCGGGTGCCGCTGCCCTCCCACGTCACCCGGGTGCGGACCGCCCCGCTGTGGGCGCCGGCCGACGACGGGCGCAGCTACCGGCGCCGCGAGCGCCGTCGCTTCGCCGCCGCCTTCACGGAGCTGGTCCGCGGGATCTGCGGAGCCGACCCCGCGCGGTTCGCGGACGGGCTGTACGGGCTGGCCGCCCTCGCCTCGGACCAGGGCGGGCTGTACGCGGCACTGCGCTCCGAGACGGCCGTACGGGCGGTGGAGTCCGCCTGCCGCGCCCCGGAGGCGAGCAGGGAAGTGCAGCGGGCGCAGGTCGCGGACCTGCTGGAGTTCGTGGACGAACTGGAGCGGATGCTGCGGCCGTTGTCCCTGGACTGGTACGAGGACCTGCGCGAGGTCGACGTCTGCCACGCGGCCGCGGGCGGGGTGGCGGCGCTCCCCGGGCTCCTGGCCAAACGCTTCTTCGGAGTGCCGCTCCTGGTCACCGAGTACGGGGTCCAGCTCCGGGCCCACTACCTCGCGCAGTCCGCCCGGGACGAGCGGCCCGCCGTACGGGCCCTGCTCGCGGCGTTCCACACCCGGCTGGCCGGCGAGATCTACGCCCAGGCCGACCTGCTCACCCCCGGCAACGCGCACGCCCGGCGCTGGCAGGAACGATGCGGGGCCTCCCGCGAGCGGCTGCGCACGGTCTACCCCGGGATGGAGGCGGACCGATTCGCCGCGGTGGGCGAGGACCCGGCGTGCGGGGACCCGCACACGCTCGTCTGGGTCGGCCGGGTGGACCCCGCCAAGGACCTGATCGCCCTGCTGCACGCCTTCGCCGAGGTGCGCAGGGCCGAACCGCACGCACGGCTGCGGATCTTCGCGACCGCGGGCGGATCGGGCGACCAGGCGGTCGGCCACGGCTACCTGGCCGACTGCCGCTCGCTCGCCGCTCAGCTCTTCCCCGACGAGGCCGCCGACGCGCACGCGGTCGGCGAGAACCCGGTCACCTTCGAGGAGATCGGCGGACCCGACGTGCCGTCACCGGCCGACGCGTACGGCTCCGGGCGGGTGGTGGTGCTCTCCTCCGTCATCGAGGGCTTCCCCATCACCCTGGCGGAGGCCATGTTCTGCGGCCGCGCCACGGTCTCCACCGACGTCGGCGCCGTCGTCGAGGTGATCGGCGGGACCGGGCTCGTGGTGCCGCCGCGCAATCCGCGTGCGCTCGCCGAGGCCTGCGTCACGCTGCTGCGGGACCCCGAGCGGGCGCAGCGGCTCGGGTCGGCCGCCCGGGCACGGGCCCTCGAACTCTTCACCGTCGAGCAGAACGTCGCCGCCTTCGAGGACTCCTACCTGCGGCTCCTGGCCCACGGCCCGGCCCGGCCCGACGACGCCGGGGTGCCCTTCGAGCAGCCGCCCGAGGCCCGGGTCCCGGGCCACTGGGCCACCCCGACCTGGGCCACCCCCCACCCCGTGCCCGTGCCCCCGTCGCCCGCCGCTTCCGAGGGCCCGGCCCCCGGCCCGGCCGACGCACCGGCCCCGGAGGGCGCCGCCGACGCGCCCCCGGACCCGGGTGCGCCGCCGGACCCGGGCGCGGCCCCCGGCCCCGCCGACGGCTCCCGCCCGGGCGCGGACCGCGTCATGGTGCCCGCCGCGCGGGCCGCGCACACCGCCGGTTCGGAGGCCTCCGCGTGACCGTGCCCCTGGACGAAGCCGTCCCCTCCCTGGACCCGCCCCCGCCCCCGCCCCGCAGGGCCCGCTCCGGCGGGGATCCCGTCAAGGCGCTGCTCCACCGCCACCGGGAGCTCTGCGAGCACGCC contains:
- a CDS encoding dipeptide ABC transporter ATP-binding protein; translation: MTHAPLVDVTGLTVEFPVGRPGEYVRAVDGVSFTLEPGRALGIVGESGSGKSTVAAALLGLHHGTGVRLGGTVRVGGTDVGTASAGQLRELRGAVAAMVFQDPLSSLDPYYAIGDQIAEVYRVHAPVSRRAARARAVAVLDRVGIPDAVRRSRARPHEFSGGMRQRALIAMALACEPKLLIADEPTTALDVTVQAQILDLLHGLREERRLGLLLVTHDVGVAAENVDAVLVMRDGAVVERGPVESVLSAPADPYTAALLAAVPRLDAVRVPRPGAARALPVPAPQTPPATAGRGTRTGLDFPVVEAFSLRKEFGRGKRRVEAVGGVSLAVRGGETLGIVGESGSGKSTLGRMLVGLLEPSSGQVRRDGAESAGVVPGVQMVFQDPVSSLNPRRSVGESIADPLRAAGERDRSAIRARVGELLVRVGLEEAHYDRYPHEFSGGQRQRVGIARALAPRPRLIVCDEPVSALDVTTQAQVTALLAELQQELGIALVFIAHDLAVVRQVSDRVAVMRGGVIVEEGPVDEVYDRPAHAYTRELLAAVPSLDPALAAGRRLGRRRSEGVLAGAS
- a CDS encoding DUF3492 domain-containing protein — encoded protein: MRIGLLTEGGYPYATGEARLWCDRLVRGLPQHEFELYALSRSAEQEERGRVPLPSHVTRVRTAPLWAPADDGRSYRRRERRRFAAAFTELVRGICGADPARFADGLYGLAALASDQGGLYAALRSETAVRAVESACRAPEASREVQRAQVADLLEFVDELERMLRPLSLDWYEDLREVDVCHAAAGGVAALPGLLAKRFFGVPLLVTEYGVQLRAHYLAQSARDERPAVRALLAAFHTRLAGEIYAQADLLTPGNAHARRWQERCGASRERLRTVYPGMEADRFAAVGEDPACGDPHTLVWVGRVDPAKDLIALLHAFAEVRRAEPHARLRIFATAGGSGDQAVGHGYLADCRSLAAQLFPDEAADAHAVGENPVTFEEIGGPDVPSPADAYGSGRVVVLSSVIEGFPITLAEAMFCGRATVSTDVGAVVEVIGGTGLVVPPRNPRALAEACVTLLRDPERAQRLGSAARARALELFTVEQNVAAFEDSYLRLLAHGPARPDDAGVPFEQPPEARVPGHWATPTWATPHPVPVPPSPAASEGPAPGPADAPAPEGAADAPPDPGAPPDPGAAPGPADGSRPGADRVMVPAARAAHTAGSEASA